A section of the Camelus ferus isolate YT-003-E chromosome 33, BCGSAC_Cfer_1.0, whole genome shotgun sequence genome encodes:
- the LOC116661108 gene encoding von Willebrand factor A domain-containing protein 5A-like isoform X1: MVCPCGLLTRQEEPVPLKSISVTLSICEFVAGVSATLNYENEEKVPLEAFFVFPMDEDSAVYSFEAMVDGSIIKAELQDKTEAHANYENAISQGHQAFLLEEDDCSRDVFCCNVGNLRPGSKVALTLKYVQELPLEADGALRYVLPAILNPRYQLSGCPEDSCLTMKTPVVPLEDLPCTISMVATVSSQHGIERTQSNCSLSPVEYLGDNKTSAQVSLADGHKFDRDVELLIYYSEVHAPSIAVEMGEPETKPAVGRTLTWLTLRCAKMVKFNSLLGDPVAMVSFYPNIPEAQPSAACGEFVFLMDCSGSMQSPMSNQNKSQPRIEAAKETLILILKSLPIGCYFNIYGFGSSYEAFFPKSVKYDQRTMEEALRRVKLMRADLGGTEMLAPLQAIYGGPSIPGHPLQLFVFTDGEVSNTFRVIKEVESNGQKHRINSTLYHKSDFKYGCIYGPTHQRPRTKLHPAVGRYQK; this comes from the exons ATGGTGTGCCCCTGTGGCCTGCTAACCCGCCAGGAGGAGCCAG TACCACTGAAGAGCATCTCTGTGACCTTGTCCATTTGTGAGTTTGTGGCTGGCGTGTCTGCAACCTTAAACTATGAGAATGAGGAGAAAGTTCCTCTGGAGGCCTTCTTTGTGTTTCCCATGGATGAAGACTCAGCTGTCTATAGCTTCGAGGCCATGGTGGATGGGAGTATAATTAAAGCGGAATTACAGGACAAGACGGAG GCACATGCCAACTATGAGAACGCCATCAGCCAGGGCCACCAAGCCTTCCTACTAGAGGAGGACGACTGCTCCAGGGATGTCTTCTGTTGCAACGTGGGGAACCTCCGCCCTGGGTCGAAGGTGGCGCTCACCCTCAAGTACGTGCAGGAGCTGCCCCTGGAAGCAGATGGGGCTCTGCGCTACGTGCTCCCAGCGATCCTGAATCCTCGCTACCAACTCTCCG GATGCCCTGAGGACAGCTGCCTTACAATGAAGACTCCTGTGGTCCCTCTGGAGGACCTGCCCTGCACAATCAGCATGGTTGCCACTGTCAGTTCCCAGCACGGCATCGAGAGGACTCAGTCCAATTGCTCCTTGAGTCCTGTTGAGTACCTGGGGGATAATAAGACTTCTGCTCAG GTTTCCTTGGCTGATGGACACAAGTTTGATCGAGACGTGGAACTCCTGATTTATTATAGTGAGGTGCATGCCCCCAGCATAGCCGTGGAGATGGGGGAACCCGAAACAAAGCcag CAGTGGGTAGGACATTGACATGGCTTACACTGCGATGTGCAAAAATGGTTAAGTTCA ATAGTTTGTTGGGAGACCCAGTTGCAATGGTGAGTTTCTACCCAAATATCCCAGAAGCTCAGCCATCAGCTGCCTGTGGAGAATTTGTCTTCCTCATGGACTGTTCAGGAAGTATGCAAAGCCCCATGAGTAACCAAAATAAATCTCAGCCACGCATCGAGGCAGCCAAG GAAACACTCATTTTGATTCTGAAGAGTTTGCCTATTGGCTGTTATTTCAACATCTATGGATTTGGATCTTCTTATGAGGCATTCTTTCC gaaGAGCGTGAAGTACGATCAGCGTACCATGGAGGAGGCACTGAGGAGAGTTAAGCTTATGCGGGCTGACCTAGGGGGTACGGAAATGCTGGCGCCACTCCAGGCCATTTATGGGGGACCGTCCATCCCAGGCCACCCCCTACAG ctATTTGTGTTCACAGACGGAGAAGTTTCCAACACGTTTAGGGTAATTAAAGAAGTTGAGAGCAATGGTCAAAAGCACAG AATCAACTCTACTCTCTACCACAAATCGGATTTTAAATATGGCTGTATTTATGGCCCTACCCATCAGAGgcccaggaccaagcttcacccagcagtgggcagataccagaaataa
- the LOC116661108 gene encoding von Willebrand factor A domain-containing protein 5A-like isoform X3: protein MVCPCGLLTRQEEPVPLKSISVTLSICEFVAGVSATLNYENEEKVPLEAFFVFPMDEDSAVYSFEAMVDGSIIKAELQDKTEAHANYENAISQGHQAFLLEEDDCSRDVFCCNVGNLRPGSKVALTLKYVQELPLEADGALRYVLPAILNPRYQLSGCPEDSCLTMKTPVVPLEDLPCTISMVATVSSQHGIERTQSNCSLSPVEYLGDNKTSAQVSLADGHKFDRDVELLIYYSEVHAPSIAVEMGEPETKPDSLLGDPVAMVSFYPNIPEAQPSAACGEFVFLMDCSGSMQSPMSNQNKSQPRIEAAKETLILILKSLPIGCYFNIYGFGSSYEAFFPKSVKYDQRTMEEALRRVKLMRADLGGTEMLAPLQAIYGGPSIPGHPLQLFVFTDGEVSNTFRVIKEVESNGQKHRINSTLYHKSDFKYGCIYGPTHQRPRTKLHPAVGRYQK from the exons ATGGTGTGCCCCTGTGGCCTGCTAACCCGCCAGGAGGAGCCAG TACCACTGAAGAGCATCTCTGTGACCTTGTCCATTTGTGAGTTTGTGGCTGGCGTGTCTGCAACCTTAAACTATGAGAATGAGGAGAAAGTTCCTCTGGAGGCCTTCTTTGTGTTTCCCATGGATGAAGACTCAGCTGTCTATAGCTTCGAGGCCATGGTGGATGGGAGTATAATTAAAGCGGAATTACAGGACAAGACGGAG GCACATGCCAACTATGAGAACGCCATCAGCCAGGGCCACCAAGCCTTCCTACTAGAGGAGGACGACTGCTCCAGGGATGTCTTCTGTTGCAACGTGGGGAACCTCCGCCCTGGGTCGAAGGTGGCGCTCACCCTCAAGTACGTGCAGGAGCTGCCCCTGGAAGCAGATGGGGCTCTGCGCTACGTGCTCCCAGCGATCCTGAATCCTCGCTACCAACTCTCCG GATGCCCTGAGGACAGCTGCCTTACAATGAAGACTCCTGTGGTCCCTCTGGAGGACCTGCCCTGCACAATCAGCATGGTTGCCACTGTCAGTTCCCAGCACGGCATCGAGAGGACTCAGTCCAATTGCTCCTTGAGTCCTGTTGAGTACCTGGGGGATAATAAGACTTCTGCTCAG GTTTCCTTGGCTGATGGACACAAGTTTGATCGAGACGTGGAACTCCTGATTTATTATAGTGAGGTGCATGCCCCCAGCATAGCCGTGGAGATGGGGGAACCCGAAACAAAGCcag ATAGTTTGTTGGGAGACCCAGTTGCAATGGTGAGTTTCTACCCAAATATCCCAGAAGCTCAGCCATCAGCTGCCTGTGGAGAATTTGTCTTCCTCATGGACTGTTCAGGAAGTATGCAAAGCCCCATGAGTAACCAAAATAAATCTCAGCCACGCATCGAGGCAGCCAAG GAAACACTCATTTTGATTCTGAAGAGTTTGCCTATTGGCTGTTATTTCAACATCTATGGATTTGGATCTTCTTATGAGGCATTCTTTCC gaaGAGCGTGAAGTACGATCAGCGTACCATGGAGGAGGCACTGAGGAGAGTTAAGCTTATGCGGGCTGACCTAGGGGGTACGGAAATGCTGGCGCCACTCCAGGCCATTTATGGGGGACCGTCCATCCCAGGCCACCCCCTACAG ctATTTGTGTTCACAGACGGAGAAGTTTCCAACACGTTTAGGGTAATTAAAGAAGTTGAGAGCAATGGTCAAAAGCACAG AATCAACTCTACTCTCTACCACAAATCGGATTTTAAATATGGCTGTATTTATGGCCCTACCCATCAGAGgcccaggaccaagcttcacccagcagtgggcagataccagaaataa
- the LOC116661108 gene encoding von Willebrand factor A domain-containing protein 5A-like isoform X4 — MVCPCGLLTRQEEPVPLKSISVTLSICEFVAGVSATLNYENEEKVPLEAFFVFPMDEDSAVYSFEAMVDGSIIKAELQDKTEAHANYENAISQGHQAFLLEEDDCSRDVFCCNVGNLRPGSKVALTLKYVQELPLEADGALRYVLPAILNPRYQLSGCPEDSCLTMKTPVVPLEDLPCTISMVATVSSQHGIERTQSNCSLSPVEYLGDNKTSAQVSLADGHKFDRDVELLIYYSEVHAPSIAVEMGEPETKPAVGRTLTWLTLRCAKMVKFNSLLGDPVAMVSFYPNIPEAQPSAACGEFVFLMDCSGSMQSPMSNQNKSQPRIEAAKETLILILKSLPIGCYFNIYGFGSSYEAFFPKSVKYDQRTMEEALRRVKLMRADLGGTEMLAPLQAIYGGPSIPGHPLQNQLYSLPQIGF; from the exons ATGGTGTGCCCCTGTGGCCTGCTAACCCGCCAGGAGGAGCCAG TACCACTGAAGAGCATCTCTGTGACCTTGTCCATTTGTGAGTTTGTGGCTGGCGTGTCTGCAACCTTAAACTATGAGAATGAGGAGAAAGTTCCTCTGGAGGCCTTCTTTGTGTTTCCCATGGATGAAGACTCAGCTGTCTATAGCTTCGAGGCCATGGTGGATGGGAGTATAATTAAAGCGGAATTACAGGACAAGACGGAG GCACATGCCAACTATGAGAACGCCATCAGCCAGGGCCACCAAGCCTTCCTACTAGAGGAGGACGACTGCTCCAGGGATGTCTTCTGTTGCAACGTGGGGAACCTCCGCCCTGGGTCGAAGGTGGCGCTCACCCTCAAGTACGTGCAGGAGCTGCCCCTGGAAGCAGATGGGGCTCTGCGCTACGTGCTCCCAGCGATCCTGAATCCTCGCTACCAACTCTCCG GATGCCCTGAGGACAGCTGCCTTACAATGAAGACTCCTGTGGTCCCTCTGGAGGACCTGCCCTGCACAATCAGCATGGTTGCCACTGTCAGTTCCCAGCACGGCATCGAGAGGACTCAGTCCAATTGCTCCTTGAGTCCTGTTGAGTACCTGGGGGATAATAAGACTTCTGCTCAG GTTTCCTTGGCTGATGGACACAAGTTTGATCGAGACGTGGAACTCCTGATTTATTATAGTGAGGTGCATGCCCCCAGCATAGCCGTGGAGATGGGGGAACCCGAAACAAAGCcag CAGTGGGTAGGACATTGACATGGCTTACACTGCGATGTGCAAAAATGGTTAAGTTCA ATAGTTTGTTGGGAGACCCAGTTGCAATGGTGAGTTTCTACCCAAATATCCCAGAAGCTCAGCCATCAGCTGCCTGTGGAGAATTTGTCTTCCTCATGGACTGTTCAGGAAGTATGCAAAGCCCCATGAGTAACCAAAATAAATCTCAGCCACGCATCGAGGCAGCCAAG GAAACACTCATTTTGATTCTGAAGAGTTTGCCTATTGGCTGTTATTTCAACATCTATGGATTTGGATCTTCTTATGAGGCATTCTTTCC gaaGAGCGTGAAGTACGATCAGCGTACCATGGAGGAGGCACTGAGGAGAGTTAAGCTTATGCGGGCTGACCTAGGGGGTACGGAAATGCTGGCGCCACTCCAGGCCATTTATGGGGGACCGTCCATCCCAGGCCACCCCCTACAG AATCAACTCTACTCTCTACCACAAATCGGATTTTAA
- the LOC116661108 gene encoding von Willebrand factor A domain-containing protein 5A-like isoform X2: protein MVCPCGLLTRQEEPVPLKSISVTLSICEFVAGVSATLNYENEEKVPLEAFFVFPMDEDSAVYSFEAMVDGSIIKAELQDKTEAHANYENAISQGHQAFLLEEDDCSRDVFCCNVGNLRPGSKVALTLKYVQELPLEADGALRYVLPAILNPRYQLSGCPEDSCLTMKTPVVPLEDLPCTISMVATVSSQHGIERTQSNCSLSPVEYLGDNKTSAQVSLADGHKFDRDVELLIYYSEVHAPSIAVEMGEPETKPAVGRTLTWLTLRCAKMVKFNSLLGDPVAMVSFYPNIPEAQPSAACGEFVFLMDCSGSMQSPMSNQNKSQPRIEAAKETLILILKSLPIGCYFNIYGFGSSYEAFFPKSVKYDQRTMEEALRRVKLMRADLGGTEMLAPLQAIYGGPSIPGHPLQLFVFTDGEVSNTFRVIKEVESNGQKHRTASTNLNRSGHSWHYYLGLQREHVQHYINKCDCLL from the exons ATGGTGTGCCCCTGTGGCCTGCTAACCCGCCAGGAGGAGCCAG TACCACTGAAGAGCATCTCTGTGACCTTGTCCATTTGTGAGTTTGTGGCTGGCGTGTCTGCAACCTTAAACTATGAGAATGAGGAGAAAGTTCCTCTGGAGGCCTTCTTTGTGTTTCCCATGGATGAAGACTCAGCTGTCTATAGCTTCGAGGCCATGGTGGATGGGAGTATAATTAAAGCGGAATTACAGGACAAGACGGAG GCACATGCCAACTATGAGAACGCCATCAGCCAGGGCCACCAAGCCTTCCTACTAGAGGAGGACGACTGCTCCAGGGATGTCTTCTGTTGCAACGTGGGGAACCTCCGCCCTGGGTCGAAGGTGGCGCTCACCCTCAAGTACGTGCAGGAGCTGCCCCTGGAAGCAGATGGGGCTCTGCGCTACGTGCTCCCAGCGATCCTGAATCCTCGCTACCAACTCTCCG GATGCCCTGAGGACAGCTGCCTTACAATGAAGACTCCTGTGGTCCCTCTGGAGGACCTGCCCTGCACAATCAGCATGGTTGCCACTGTCAGTTCCCAGCACGGCATCGAGAGGACTCAGTCCAATTGCTCCTTGAGTCCTGTTGAGTACCTGGGGGATAATAAGACTTCTGCTCAG GTTTCCTTGGCTGATGGACACAAGTTTGATCGAGACGTGGAACTCCTGATTTATTATAGTGAGGTGCATGCCCCCAGCATAGCCGTGGAGATGGGGGAACCCGAAACAAAGCcag CAGTGGGTAGGACATTGACATGGCTTACACTGCGATGTGCAAAAATGGTTAAGTTCA ATAGTTTGTTGGGAGACCCAGTTGCAATGGTGAGTTTCTACCCAAATATCCCAGAAGCTCAGCCATCAGCTGCCTGTGGAGAATTTGTCTTCCTCATGGACTGTTCAGGAAGTATGCAAAGCCCCATGAGTAACCAAAATAAATCTCAGCCACGCATCGAGGCAGCCAAG GAAACACTCATTTTGATTCTGAAGAGTTTGCCTATTGGCTGTTATTTCAACATCTATGGATTTGGATCTTCTTATGAGGCATTCTTTCC gaaGAGCGTGAAGTACGATCAGCGTACCATGGAGGAGGCACTGAGGAGAGTTAAGCTTATGCGGGCTGACCTAGGGGGTACGGAAATGCTGGCGCCACTCCAGGCCATTTATGGGGGACCGTCCATCCCAGGCCACCCCCTACAG ctATTTGTGTTCACAGACGGAGAAGTTTCCAACACGTTTAGGGTAATTAAAGAAGTTGAGAGCAATGGTCAAAAGCACAG GACCGCTAGTACAAACCTGAATAGAAGCGGTCACAGCTGGCATTACTATCTTGGATTGCAGAGGGAACATGTTCAACATTACATCAATAAGTGTGATTGCTTGCTATAA
- the LOC116661109 gene encoding olfactory receptor 148-like translates to MDSQDRPSRNMSSHTQLNEFMLLGIPQTEGLKTMLSAIFSFTYLFTLLGNLLILTAIVPSSTLHTPMYFFLGLLSIFDMLFPSVTCPKMLLYLSGQSKAISYKGCALQLFFYHFLGSAEGCLYSVMAYDRFVAICHPLRYLLIMRPGPCVGLVMAAWTVGCLHATILTSFTFQLPYCGPNRVDYFFCDIPAVLPLACADSSLAQRVGSTNVSFLVLMFRFSVCVSYTRTGIAILRIRSAEGRQKPFSTCSAHLTAILCAYGPAVIVYLQPTPNPLLGATVQILNNIVSPMLNSLIYSLRNREVKSSLKRVFHNVVLTALE, encoded by the exons ATGGATTCTCAAG ACCGTCCCTCCAGGAACATGAGCAGCCACACACAGCTGAATGAGTTCATGCTACTGGGAATACCTCAGACAGAGGGACTGAAGACTATgctctctgccatcttctcattCACTTACCTCTTCACCCTGCTTGGCAACTTACTCATCCTTACAGCAATTGTTCCCTCCTCTACCCTTCACACCCCCATGTATTTCTTCTTGGGACTCCTGTCTATTTTTGACATGTTGTTCCCATCTGTGACCTGTCCCAAGATGCTACTCTATCTCTCTGGCCAGAGCAAAGCCATTTCTTATAAGGGATGTGCTTTACAGCTCTTCTTCTATCATTTCCTGGGTTCTGCCGAAGGCTGCCTCTACTCCGTGATGGCTTACGATCGCTTTGTTGCCATCTGTCACCCGCTGAGGTATCTGCTCATCATGAGACCTGGACCCTGTGTTGGTTTGGTCATGGCAGCTTGGACAGTGGGTTGTCTTCATGCCACCATCCTGACTTCCTTTACCTTTCAGTTACCCTATTGTGGCCCCAATCGGGTGGACTACTTCTTCTGTGACATTCCCGCTGTCTTACCCCTGGCTTGTGCTGACAGCTCCCTGGCCCAGAGAGTGGGTTCCACTAATGTCAGCTTTCTGGTTTTGATGTTTCGGTTCAGTGTTTGTGTCTCCTACACACGCACTGGGATTGCCATTTTGAGAATCCGCTCCGCAGAGGGCAGGCAGAAACCTTTCTCTACCTGCAGTGCCCACCTCACTGCAATCCTCTGTGCCTATGGACCTGCAGTCATTGTCTACCTGCAGCCCACACCCAACCCCTTGCTTGGTGCCACGgtgcaaatattaaataatattgtcTCACCCATGCTGAACTCGTTAATCTATTCCTTAAGGAACAGAGAAGTGAAAAGCTCCTTAAAAAGGGTTTTCCACAATGTAGTATTGACTGCTCTGGAATAA